In one window of Janthinobacterium sp. 1_2014MBL_MicDiv DNA:
- a CDS encoding SRPBCC family protein translates to MTHIEESIHIAVPSTVIDQVWSEVDRWHLWDPDTKQARLNGPFAVGTRGRIVPSKGMGIPMVVTERSAGRSFTVEGYIPLFRIHFEHTVATVDGGSLVAHRVWFTGALAFLFGPGVARQVREGLPKTMRSLKAYAEKRDAQS, encoded by the coding sequence TTGACGCATATTGAAGAAAGCATCCACATTGCCGTGCCATCCACGGTCATCGATCAGGTTTGGAGCGAGGTCGACCGATGGCACCTGTGGGATCCGGATACAAAGCAAGCGCGGCTCAATGGGCCATTTGCCGTCGGCACGCGTGGCCGCATCGTTCCCAGCAAGGGGATGGGCATTCCGATGGTGGTCACGGAGCGCTCCGCAGGCCGTTCGTTCACTGTCGAAGGCTACATCCCCCTGTTCCGCATACACTTCGAGCACACGGTGGCCACGGTGGATGGCGGATCGCTCGTCGCTCACCGCGTGTGGTTCACTGGAGCCCTTGCCTTTCTGTTCGGGCCAGGGGTTGCCAGGCAGGTTAGGGAAGGACTTCCCAAGACCATGCGCTCGCTGAAAGCCTACGCCGAGAAACGCGACGCCCAGTCATGA
- a CDS encoding creatininase family protein yields the protein MTLQFPLPNVSLAPRAPSTLRISRKPLVSLFALTFSCLLAATPAMAAAPAGDKVMLEELTSTELRSRIDHGATTVLIPIGGVEQSGPYIALGKHNVRAGLLARQIAQKLGNTIVAPVVSYVPEGAISPPAGHMRHAGTLSIPPAAFEAVLEGAAASLRQHGFRDIIFLGDHGGYQKNEQNVANKLNRAWGKTAGANAARAYALLDYYDITQTAYIAELQKRGHSSAEIGLHAGLADAALMLATDPSLVRSEAMAHGPKPGVADGVRGDATRATAELGQIGVKLQVDTSVAAIRQLLQRNK from the coding sequence ATGACTCTGCAGTTCCCTTTGCCGAATGTGTCCCTTGCGCCCCGCGCGCCATCCACGCTCCGCATTTCACGCAAGCCCCTCGTTTCCCTGTTCGCCCTGACGTTTTCGTGCTTGCTGGCCGCGACGCCGGCCATGGCGGCCGCGCCTGCCGGCGACAAGGTCATGCTGGAAGAGCTGACCAGCACGGAATTGCGCAGCCGCATCGACCATGGCGCCACCACCGTGCTGATACCGATAGGCGGCGTCGAGCAGAGCGGTCCCTACATCGCCCTGGGCAAGCACAATGTGCGCGCCGGCCTGCTGGCGCGCCAGATCGCGCAAAAGCTCGGCAATACCATCGTCGCGCCCGTCGTTTCCTACGTGCCGGAAGGGGCGATTTCCCCGCCGGCCGGCCACATGCGCCATGCCGGCACGCTGTCGATTCCGCCCGCCGCCTTCGAGGCCGTGCTGGAAGGCGCGGCGGCCAGCCTGCGCCAGCATGGTTTCCGCGACATCATTTTCCTCGGCGACCACGGCGGTTACCAGAAGAACGAGCAGAACGTGGCGAATAAGCTCAACCGTGCCTGGGGCAAGACGGCCGGCGCCAACGCGGCGCGCGCCTACGCCTTGCTCGATTACTATGACATCACGCAAACGGCCTACATTGCCGAGCTGCAAAAGCGCGGCCATAGCAGTGCCGAGATCGGCTTGCATGCGGGCCTGGCGGATGCGGCGCTGATGCTGGCGACGGATCCGTCGCTCGTGCGCAGCGAGGCCATGGCCCATGGGCCGAAGCCGGGCGTGGCCGATGGCGTGCGCGGCGATGCCACGCGTGCTACGGCAGAGCTGGGCCAGATTGGCGTCAAGCTGCAGGTGGACACCTCGGTGGCGGCTATCAGGCAACTGCTGCAACGCAATAAATAA